The following nucleotide sequence is from Streptomyces bathyalis.
AATGCTCTTCCGCAGCGGTCACCTCGCCCACGCGACGCCGGAGGACGCGACCTTCCTCGGCGGTCTGGGGCTGCACACGGTCTTCGACTTCCGCAACTCCGCCGATCAGGCTCTCGAAGGCCCGGACGTGGACCTGCCGGGCGTGCGCAACGTGAACATCCCGCTGTCCGACCCGGCCGACGGCGCGGAGTTCTGGAAGATGGTTCGCGACGGCGAGCTGGAGCAGCTGCGGTCGGTCCTCTCCGACGGCAAGGGCGCGGCGCGCATGATCGCCTCGTACCGTTCCATGATCAAGAACCGCACGGCCGAGCACAGCCGGATCCTGCACGCCCTCGCGGAGGACAGCGTGCCCGCGCTGATGCACTGCGCGGCGGGCAAGGACCGCGCCGGGCTCTCCATCGCCGTGACGCTGATGGCGCTGGGCGTGGAGCAGGAGGCCATCGAGGAGGACTATCTGCAGTCCAACTCCCCGCACCGCCGCTACAAGATGCACCGCGGTTCGAAGGGCAAGATCTCCCCCGAGGTGGCGGAACTGCTCTCGCCGCTCTTCGACGCGCGCGTCGCGTATCTGCACGCCGCCCTCAACACCATCGACGAGATGTGGGGCGGCGTCGAGCGGTACCTCACCGAGGGTCTCGGCCTGGACCGGGCCACGCGTGAGCGCCTTCAGGAGAGGATGCTCGAGGACGGCTGACGCCGGGCGCGGCCGGCGGGCTCAGCGGTTCGCCGCCGCCTGCTTGATCAGGTTCCGCCCGAACTCCCACATCAGGCCGCCGCCGTCGTGCGCCTCGTCCATGATCTCCTTGAAGGCGCGGACGAACCTGTCCGCCTCGGGCTCGCCGATCACCAGCGGCGGGGTGAGCTTGATCACTTCGAGTTCGTCGCCGGATACCTGGGTGAGGATGCGGTGCCGCTGGAGCAACGGCACGACCACCATCTGCGCGAACAGGCCCCTGCGCGCAGCCTGGAGCATCGTCCAACGCCCTCGCAGCTTCAGGGACTTGGGCCTGCCGAACTCGATGCCGATCATCAGCCCGCGCCCGCGCACCTCGTGCAGCATCTCGTAGTCCCCGACGAGCGCCCCGAGTCGGTCGCGCAGCAACTCGCCTGTGCGGCGGGCCTTCGCGGTGAGGTCCTCGTTCTCCAGCACTGAAAGGGTCGCCAGCCCGGCGGCCATCGCCTGTGCGTTGGCCCCGAAGCTCGCCGAGTGGACCTGCACCCGGTCCATCGAGGAGTAGATCTTCTTGAAGATCCACTCCTTCCCCATCGTGGCGCCGATCGGCACGTAGCCGCCGGAGAGGGCCTTGGCGACACACACGAGGTCCGGACGCACGTCCTCCTCGTGCTGGTAGGCGAAGAAGTCGCCCGTGCGCCCCAGACCCGTCTGCACCTCGTCCACGATCAGCAACGCGCCGTGGCGGTGCAGCAGTTCACGGGCGGCGGCCAGATAGCCGGGCGGCGCGGGGTGCACGCCCTTGCCCTGGATCGGCTCGACGATGAGTCCCGCGACCTCCCCCTTCTTCAACTCCCGCTCCAGGGCGTCCAGATCGCCGAGCGGCACGGCCGTGTCCGGCAGGAGCGGGTCGAACCCGCGCCGGAAGGCGGCCTCCCCGTTGACGGAGAGCGAGCCGGTGGTGAGCCCGTGGAAGGCGTGGTCGCAGTAGAGGATGCGCGGGCGGCCGGTGGCGTAGCGGGCGAACTTCAGCGCCGTCTCGACTGCCTCCGTGCCGCTGTTGCCGAAGTAGACCCTGTCCATGCCCGGCGCGTGGGCGAGCAGCCGCTCGGCGAGCAGCCCCGGCAACGGGGGGCAGTCGAAGCGTGTGAGGTCGGCGAGTTGGGCCTCCAGCACGTCGTGCAGAGCCTGCCGCACCACGGGGTGATGGCGTCCGATCCCCATCACGCCGAACCCGGCGAGCATGTCGAGGTAGTCGTTGCCCTCGGCGTCGAAGAGCCGTGCGCCCTCCGCCCGTTCGTAGACCTTGTCGAAGCCGATCGTCCGCAGCATCCGCGGCTGCTGATGGTTGAGGTGACGCGCGTGCAGCTCGTACCGCTCGGCACCGCGCTCCGCCAGCAGCTCGGTGAGGTCGAAGTCGCTCATCCCCCAGCCCCCTTCCCGGTGTCGGTTGCCCCGTGGTGATGTGGGCGGCCCTGCGGAACGCGGCGCCGCAGAGGTACGGCGTCAGGCCCGCGCGGTGTCACGGGCCGCTCGGAGCGACTCCTTGAGGGAGCCCATCGTGGCCAGCACGGCGGTGGGCTCGTAGCCGCAGTGCGCCATGCAGTTGGCGCAGCGGGCGTCACGGCCGCGGCCGTAGGCCTCCCAGTCTGTCTCCTCGACGAGCTCCTTGTACGTGGGCACATAGCCGTCGCTCATCAGGTAGCAGGGCCGCTGCCAGCCGAAGAGGGAGTAGTTGGGGATCGCCCAGGCCGTGCAGGGGAAGTCCGCCTTGCCTTCGAGGAAGTCGAGGAAGAGCGGGCTGTGATTGAGCCGCCAG
It contains:
- a CDS encoding tyrosine-protein phosphatase gives rise to the protein MSQQSTEPALTGVRNFRDVGGVPTADGRRLRHGMLFRSGHLAHATPEDATFLGGLGLHTVFDFRNSADQALEGPDVDLPGVRNVNIPLSDPADGAEFWKMVRDGELEQLRSVLSDGKGAARMIASYRSMIKNRTAEHSRILHALAEDSVPALMHCAAGKDRAGLSIAVTLMALGVEQEAIEEDYLQSNSPHRRYKMHRGSKGKISPEVAELLSPLFDARVAYLHAALNTIDEMWGGVERYLTEGLGLDRATRERLQERMLEDG
- a CDS encoding aspartate aminotransferase family protein — encoded protein: MSDFDLTELLAERGAERYELHARHLNHQQPRMLRTIGFDKVYERAEGARLFDAEGNDYLDMLAGFGVMGIGRHHPVVRQALHDVLEAQLADLTRFDCPPLPGLLAERLLAHAPGMDRVYFGNSGTEAVETALKFARYATGRPRILYCDHAFHGLTTGSLSVNGEAAFRRGFDPLLPDTAVPLGDLDALERELKKGEVAGLIVEPIQGKGVHPAPPGYLAAARELLHRHGALLIVDEVQTGLGRTGDFFAYQHEEDVRPDLVCVAKALSGGYVPIGATMGKEWIFKKIYSSMDRVQVHSASFGANAQAMAAGLATLSVLENEDLTAKARRTGELLRDRLGALVGDYEMLHEVRGRGLMIGIEFGRPKSLKLRGRWTMLQAARRGLFAQMVVVPLLQRHRILTQVSGDELEVIKLTPPLVIGEPEADRFVRAFKEIMDEAHDGGGLMWEFGRNLIKQAAANR